A window of the Hippoglossus stenolepis isolate QCI-W04-F060 chromosome 8, HSTE1.2, whole genome shotgun sequence genome harbors these coding sequences:
- the xrcc2 gene encoding DNA repair protein XRCC2 isoform X1, producing MFETFIIPGLYIAVQLFARLEARRCLKDIEPRLFPEDGGPDHGEVVELYGTEGTGKTELLYHLLCRCVLPKAAGGLEVDVVFVDTNYSLDMLRLVSIMDSRLNPALSTSSPLAGSDEEVLRSCLSRLLVVHCSSSSQLLLTLHFLENSFSSRPGLALLLIDSISAFYWLDRCEGGASFAKQEDKLSKCSELLGRLLRDYRITVFATCHAIRRSHSGASSDSDRPYLCRPWQRLVTHRLLCTRQEAPNNVSATAGSSEEQGRRQVFTVHCTSCGTKAPRSSSFYVTDGGVEFT from the exons ATGTTTGAGACCTTCATCATACCTGGACTCTACATCGCTGTACAG ctgtttgcacGTCTGGAGGCTCGTCGCTGTCTGAAGGACATCGAACCTCGTCTGTTTCCTGAAGATGGCGGACCCGACCATG gTGAGGTGGTGGAGCTGTATGGAACAGAGGGAACAG gtAAGACGGAGCTTCTGTACCACCTGCTGTGTCGCTGTGTGTTGCCGAAGGCTGCTGGCGGACTGGAGGTGGACGTTGTGTTTGTGGACACCAACTACAGTCTGGACATGTTACGTCTGGTCAGCATCATGGACAGCAGACTGAacccag CTCTCTCTACCAGCTCGCCCTTAGCTGGGTCAGATGAGGAGGTGTTGCGTTCGTGTCTGTCTCGCCTCCTGGTCgtccactgctcctcctcctcccagctcctcctcaccctccacttcctGGAGAACTCCTTCTCATCGAGGCCTGGTCTGGCGCTCCTCCTTATTGACAGCATCTCTGCTTTCTATTGGCTGGATCGCTGCGAGGGCGGGGCCAGCTTTGCCAAGCAGGAGGACAAGCTCAGCAAATGTTCAGAGCTGCTGGGCCGACTGCTCAG GGATTACAGAATCACTGTCTTTGCCACCTGCCACGCCATCAGGAGGAGCCACAGTGGAGCCTCCTCGGACTCCGACCGACCATACCTCTGTCGCCCCTGGCAACGACTGGTGACCCACCGGCTGCTGTGCACACGACAGGAGGCTCCTAATAACGTGTCCGCCACAGCAGGAAGCAGCGAGGAGCAGGGGAGGCGCCAGGTCTTCACTGTCCACTGCACCTCCTGTGGGACCAAGGCTCCAAGGAGCAGCTCCTTCTACGTGACGGACGGAGGAGTGGAGTTCACCTGA
- the xrcc2 gene encoding DNA repair protein XRCC2 isoform X2, with product MSESGAQLFARLEARRCLKDIEPRLFPEDGGPDHGEVVELYGTEGTGKTELLYHLLCRCVLPKAAGGLEVDVVFVDTNYSLDMLRLVSIMDSRLNPALSTSSPLAGSDEEVLRSCLSRLLVVHCSSSSQLLLTLHFLENSFSSRPGLALLLIDSISAFYWLDRCEGGASFAKQEDKLSKCSELLGRLLRDYRITVFATCHAIRRSHSGASSDSDRPYLCRPWQRLVTHRLLCTRQEAPNNVSATAGSSEEQGRRQVFTVHCTSCGTKAPRSSSFYVTDGGVEFT from the exons ATGAGTGAAAGCGGCGCTCAG ctgtttgcacGTCTGGAGGCTCGTCGCTGTCTGAAGGACATCGAACCTCGTCTGTTTCCTGAAGATGGCGGACCCGACCATG gTGAGGTGGTGGAGCTGTATGGAACAGAGGGAACAG gtAAGACGGAGCTTCTGTACCACCTGCTGTGTCGCTGTGTGTTGCCGAAGGCTGCTGGCGGACTGGAGGTGGACGTTGTGTTTGTGGACACCAACTACAGTCTGGACATGTTACGTCTGGTCAGCATCATGGACAGCAGACTGAacccag CTCTCTCTACCAGCTCGCCCTTAGCTGGGTCAGATGAGGAGGTGTTGCGTTCGTGTCTGTCTCGCCTCCTGGTCgtccactgctcctcctcctcccagctcctcctcaccctccacttcctGGAGAACTCCTTCTCATCGAGGCCTGGTCTGGCGCTCCTCCTTATTGACAGCATCTCTGCTTTCTATTGGCTGGATCGCTGCGAGGGCGGGGCCAGCTTTGCCAAGCAGGAGGACAAGCTCAGCAAATGTTCAGAGCTGCTGGGCCGACTGCTCAG GGATTACAGAATCACTGTCTTTGCCACCTGCCACGCCATCAGGAGGAGCCACAGTGGAGCCTCCTCGGACTCCGACCGACCATACCTCTGTCGCCCCTGGCAACGACTGGTGACCCACCGGCTGCTGTGCACACGACAGGAGGCTCCTAATAACGTGTCCGCCACAGCAGGAAGCAGCGAGGAGCAGGGGAGGCGCCAGGTCTTCACTGTCCACTGCACCTCCTGTGGGACCAAGGCTCCAAGGAGCAGCTCCTTCTACGTGACGGACGGAGGAGTGGAGTTCACCTGA